Proteins encoded together in one Gemmatimonadota bacterium DH-78 window:
- a CDS encoding aminotransferase class III-fold pyridoxal phosphate-dependent enzyme has translation MSLITLDEALDLPLERANALFETHLNRYLLRVFKILGFSEMDIVGAEGTVIHLRDGRRILDFSGGIGICGVGHNHPRVLAAERACQERKVIDLLRLAPHPLQGALAHNIAQCLPAPLDVSFFTVSGAEAVEGAMKLCERIQGPKGKTKFIAMQGAFHGKLHGSLSITTASRFQEGFIMGVPPEHVVTVPYGDAAAVAAAIRDATTDGANDIIAVIVEPIRGEACEVPPVGYLTEIARICRENDVMTIFDEVKTGMGRTGRFAAFMHEDVVPDVTTLAKSLGGAKRAVGAMVTSQENWDKAYGRVKDCTLHSTGFGGLGSTMAVALETINIMHDEGLIERCAELGEYFGGRLRALQERHPKTVAEVRGRGLFQALRFRFKETFAARVAGITGNEIFRSYQSVMIGALSRELYTRHDVLTHFQPGALDILHFMPPLVVEKEEIDRVVDALDDILTRGMTDATVRFVTANARRVMGL, from the coding sequence ATGTCGCTCATCACTCTCGACGAAGCGCTCGACCTTCCGCTCGAACGGGCCAACGCGCTCTTCGAGACCCACCTGAATCGCTACCTGCTGCGGGTCTTCAAGATCCTCGGCTTCAGCGAGATGGACATCGTCGGTGCGGAGGGCACCGTGATCCACCTCCGCGACGGTCGGCGGATCCTCGACTTCTCGGGGGGCATCGGCATCTGTGGAGTGGGGCACAACCACCCGCGGGTACTGGCGGCGGAGCGCGCCTGCCAGGAGCGGAAGGTGATCGACCTCCTGCGGCTGGCGCCGCACCCCCTGCAGGGGGCGCTGGCGCACAACATCGCGCAGTGCCTCCCGGCCCCCCTCGACGTGTCGTTCTTCACGGTCTCGGGGGCCGAGGCCGTGGAGGGGGCGATGAAGCTGTGCGAGCGGATCCAGGGTCCGAAGGGCAAGACGAAGTTCATCGCCATGCAGGGCGCCTTTCACGGCAAGCTGCACGGGTCGCTCTCCATCACGACCGCCTCCCGCTTTCAGGAGGGGTTCATCATGGGGGTGCCCCCGGAGCACGTGGTGACGGTGCCCTACGGCGACGCCGCGGCCGTCGCCGCGGCCATCCGCGACGCCACCACCGACGGCGCCAACGACATCATCGCCGTGATCGTCGAGCCGATCCGCGGAGAGGCCTGCGAGGTCCCACCCGTGGGCTACCTTACGGAGATCGCCCGCATCTGCCGGGAGAACGACGTGATGACGATCTTCGACGAGGTGAAGACGGGCATGGGTCGCACCGGCCGCTTCGCGGCCTTCATGCACGAAGACGTGGTGCCCGACGTCACCACGCTCGCGAAGTCGCTCGGCGGGGCGAAGCGGGCGGTGGGCGCGATGGTCACCTCGCAGGAGAACTGGGACAAGGCGTACGGCCGGGTGAAGGACTGCACGCTGCACTCCACCGGCTTCGGCGGTCTCGGGAGCACCATGGCCGTCGCACTCGAGACGATCAACATCATGCACGACGAGGGGCTGATCGAGCGCTGCGCCGAGCTCGGCGAGTACTTCGGCGGCCGACTGCGCGCACTTCAGGAGCGCCACCCGAAGACCGTGGCCGAGGTGCGCGGGCGGGGGCTCTTCCAGGCGCTCCGCTTTCGCTTCAAGGAAACCTTCGCGGCCCGGGTCGCCGGCATCACCGGCAACGAGATCTTCCGCTCCTATCAGAGCGTGATGATCGGCGCCCTGAGTCGGGAGCTCTACACGCGCCACGACGTGCTCACCCACTTCCAGCCCGGCGCCCTCGACATCCTGCACTTCATGCCGCCGCTCGTGGTGGAGAAGGAAGAGATCGACCGCGTGGTGGACGCCCTCGACGACATCCTCACCCGCGGGATGACCGATGCGACCGTCCGGTTCGTGACGGCCAACGCCAGGCGAGTGATGGGACTCTGA
- the lysM gene encoding peptidoglycan-binding protein LysM, whose translation MGIFDFIRNAGKKREAPSDTPAAAPEAPAGESAEEKLAEMRTGNAILRTILSMNLDVTNPMVDFDDGTATIRGAAADQATREKIVLIAGNTQGVSRVDDRMTVEEEAPEARFYTVESGDTLSKIAKEQYGDAMKYPVIFEANKPMLEDPDKIYPGQVLRIPEL comes from the coding sequence ATGGGCATCTTCGACTTCATCCGGAATGCTGGTAAGAAGCGCGAGGCACCTTCCGACACGCCGGCCGCCGCTCCCGAGGCACCGGCCGGGGAATCGGCCGAGGAGAAGCTCGCCGAGATGCGGACCGGCAATGCGATCCTCCGCACGATCCTGTCGATGAACCTCGACGTCACCAATCCGATGGTCGACTTCGACGACGGCACGGCCACCATCCGCGGCGCGGCCGCCGACCAGGCCACCCGCGAGAAGATCGTGCTGATCGCGGGCAACACGCAGGGCGTGTCGCGCGTGGACGACCGGATGACCGTGGAGGAAGAGGCGCCCGAGGCCCGCTTCTACACCGTCGAGTCGGGCGACACGCTGAGCAAGATCGCCAAGGAGCAGTACGGCGATGCCATGAAGTACCCGGTGATCTTCGAGGCCAACAAGCCGATGCTCGAGGATCCGGACAAGATCTACCCGGGCCAGGTGCTCCGCATTCCGGAGCTCTGA
- a CDS encoding UbiA family prenyltransferase → MTTEALPLVVDLDGTLVRSDTLVENWLRVIRYQPWTVFYTPLWILRGRAWLKNEVARRAELRPEHLPYHEELVAWLREQREAGREIHLATAANTRIAEPIAAHLGLFDRVFASTPDRNLKGAVKAEVLCSEFGRGRFVYAGNDRSDLVVWSESAAAVLVEAPPGVTRRVKGPVEARFSRESNRFRDMLRAMRLYQWVKNLLVFLPLVTSNGLLRASSLADALITFMAFSLLASGVYLVNDLFDLGADRQHPRKRNRPFASGRLPVVWGVIAGPLLMVVGIGTAMRLDPLVGAVLVGYAVMTLAYSAYLKTQPLVDVFTLAMLYTLRIVAGGIAVGEPASIWLLSFSSFFFLSLGFLKRYVEVAQLDPEGDRIHRRGYGRGEEDPLLVMGVASSFAASIVLALYVDSAIAESIYHNPDAVWGFVPLSLFWQMRMWLAAERGFVDDDPITYAAFDWVSALVILAGAGFYMAAVGITP, encoded by the coding sequence TTGACGACCGAAGCGCTTCCCCTGGTGGTGGACCTGGACGGCACGCTGGTGCGGTCCGACACGCTGGTCGAGAACTGGCTCCGGGTGATCCGGTACCAGCCGTGGACGGTGTTCTACACCCCGCTCTGGATTCTGCGCGGGCGCGCGTGGCTGAAGAACGAGGTGGCGCGACGAGCCGAGCTGCGGCCCGAGCACCTGCCGTATCACGAGGAGCTGGTCGCCTGGCTGCGCGAGCAGAGGGAGGCCGGGCGCGAGATTCACCTCGCGACGGCTGCCAACACCCGGATCGCCGAGCCGATCGCCGCGCACCTGGGGCTGTTCGACCGGGTCTTCGCATCCACTCCGGATCGCAATCTCAAGGGGGCGGTGAAGGCCGAAGTGCTCTGCTCGGAGTTCGGCCGCGGGCGCTTCGTGTACGCGGGCAACGATCGCAGCGACCTCGTCGTCTGGTCGGAGAGCGCCGCCGCCGTCCTGGTCGAGGCGCCCCCCGGGGTGACCCGTCGTGTGAAGGGGCCCGTCGAGGCGCGGTTCTCCCGCGAGAGCAACCGCTTTCGCGACATGCTGCGTGCGATGCGGCTGTATCAGTGGGTGAAGAACCTGCTGGTCTTCCTGCCGCTCGTGACGTCGAACGGACTGCTGCGCGCCTCCAGCCTCGCCGATGCGCTGATCACCTTCATGGCGTTCAGCCTTCTCGCTTCGGGTGTGTATCTGGTCAACGACCTCTTCGATCTCGGCGCCGACCGCCAGCACCCCCGCAAGCGAAACCGGCCCTTCGCGTCGGGGCGGCTGCCCGTGGTGTGGGGGGTGATCGCCGGGCCGCTTCTGATGGTCGTCGGGATCGGCACGGCGATGAGGCTCGACCCGCTGGTGGGCGCGGTGCTCGTGGGCTACGCCGTGATGACGCTCGCGTACTCGGCCTATCTGAAGACGCAGCCTCTGGTCGACGTGTTCACCCTCGCGATGCTCTACACCCTGCGCATCGTGGCCGGCGGGATCGCCGTCGGAGAACCGGCGTCGATCTGGCTCCTGAGCTTCTCGAGCTTCTTCTTCCTCTCCCTGGGCTTCCTGAAGCGCTACGTGGAGGTCGCTCAGCTCGACCCGGAGGGCGACCGGATCCACCGCCGAGGCTACGGGCGCGGGGAGGAAGACCCCCTCTTGGTGATGGGAGTGGCCAGCAGTTTCGCCGCCTCGATCGTGCTCGCCCTCTACGTCGACTCCGCGATCGCGGAGTCGATCTATCACAACCCGGATGCGGTGTGGGGTTTCGTACCCCTGTCGCTGTTCTGGCAGATGCGCATGTGGCTCGCCGCGGAGCGGGGCTTCGTGGACGACGACCCGATCACCTACGCCGCCTTCGACTGGGTGTCGGCACTGGTGATCCTGGCCGGTGCGGGCTTCTACATGGCGGCGGTGGGCATCACACCGTGA